In Lentibacillus amyloliquefaciens, one DNA window encodes the following:
- the recA gene encoding recombinase RecA, with amino-acid sequence MSDRKQALDMALKQIEKQFGKGSIMKLGEQEGQKIASIPSGSLALDVALGIGGYPRGRVVEIYGPESSGKTTVALHAIAEAQQQGGQAAFIDAEHALDPTYARALGVDIEELLLSQPDTGEQALEIAEALVRSGAVDIIVVDSVAALVPKAEIEGEMGDAHVGLQARLMSQALRKLSGAINKSKTTAIFINQIREKVGVMFGNPETTPGGRALKFYSSVRLEVRRAETLKQGNEMVGNKTRLKVVKNKVAPPFRQAEVDIMYGEGISKVGEILDIGSDLDIVQKSGAWYSYNGERLGQGRENAKQFLKENETIRLEVQQAVRGHYNLDETPEEETEEEDANKGSLDA; translated from the coding sequence TTGTCAGATAGAAAACAAGCTTTAGATATGGCGTTGAAACAAATTGAAAAACAGTTCGGTAAAGGTTCTATTATGAAACTGGGTGAACAGGAAGGTCAAAAGATTGCATCAATTCCAAGCGGCTCGCTCGCCTTAGATGTAGCTTTAGGAATTGGCGGTTATCCAAGAGGGCGCGTTGTGGAAATTTACGGTCCGGAATCCTCCGGTAAAACAACGGTTGCACTGCATGCTATTGCAGAAGCTCAGCAGCAGGGCGGACAAGCTGCTTTTATCGATGCTGAACATGCGCTTGATCCGACATATGCGAGAGCCTTGGGTGTTGATATTGAAGAATTACTTTTATCACAGCCTGATACCGGTGAACAGGCTCTGGAAATAGCTGAAGCACTGGTTCGAAGTGGTGCTGTTGATATTATTGTAGTGGATTCAGTAGCAGCCCTGGTTCCTAAAGCAGAAATTGAAGGCGAAATGGGAGATGCGCATGTTGGGCTGCAGGCACGTTTGATGTCTCAGGCTCTCAGAAAACTATCCGGCGCCATCAACAAGTCTAAAACGACTGCTATTTTCATTAACCAGATCAGAGAGAAAGTCGGCGTGATGTTCGGAAATCCGGAAACGACTCCGGGCGGTCGGGCTCTTAAATTCTATTCCTCTGTCAGGCTGGAAGTACGGCGTGCTGAAACGCTTAAACAAGGAAATGAAATGGTTGGTAATAAAACAAGATTAAAAGTTGTTAAAAACAAAGTTGCACCGCCTTTCAGGCAAGCAGAGGTTGATATCATGTACGGTGAAGGGATTTCCAAAGTAGGTGAAATTCTCGATATCGGATCAGATCTTGATATCGTCCAAAAAAGCGGTGCATGGTATTCGTATAACGGAGAGAGGCTTGGACAAGGGCGGGAAAACGCCAAACAGTTCCTCAAAGAAAATGAAACTATCAGGCTCGAAGTACAACAAGCTGTGCGCGGGCATTATAATCTGGATGAGACACCTGAAGAAGAAACAGAAGAAGAAGATGCCAATAAGGGCAGCCTTGATGCGTAA